A window of the Brassica napus cultivar Da-Ae unplaced genomic scaffold, Da-Ae ScsIHWf_875;HRSCAF=1241, whole genome shotgun sequence genome harbors these coding sequences:
- the LOC106451130 gene encoding uncharacterized protein LOC106451130, whose product MPQVDLEAFVSSVCAGGSDRKIACESTYVDDPDTQPYYNKNSTASPADFPPESYYITKDAQLEWLTDNAFFDRKESQRGSSAHISSNPNSNPSSQRFLLSSKASIIGLPKPQNTCLKEAKQRRNGGKKEKNNIVFLKRVGSRMKSDPSQLEPSSPKVSCTGRVRSRRERSRRMRRQKSVRPEKANRVKKPGLLASFRAIFRSRGGCKDGAHAAPIMARDDIRSRLPVEEVEPVVVPGLGGMNRFASGRRGDLLGGC is encoded by the coding sequence ATGCCCCAAGTCGATCTCGAAGCTTTTGTTTCTTCAGTATGCGCCGGTGGTTCCGACCGGAAGATCGCATGCGAGTCCACCTACGTCGATGACCCGGACACTCAACCTTACTACAACAAAAACTCCACCGCGAGTCCGGCTGATTTTCCACCGGAATCTTATTACATAACCAAAGATGCTCAGCTCGAGTGGCTCACCGACAACGCCTTCTTCGACCGCAAAGAATCACAGAGAGGAAGCTCAGCACACATCAGTTCCAACCCCAACTCGAACCCGAGCTCTCAGCGGTTTCTACTCAGCTCCAAAGCGTCCATCATCGGTTTGCCGAAGCCGCAGAACACTTGTTTAAAGGAGGCGAAGCAGCGGAGAAACGGCGGCAAAAAGGAAAAGAACAACATAGTCTTCTTGAAACGGGTCGGGTCGAGAATGAAGTCGGATCCTTCGCAGCTCGAACCGTCTTCTCCTAAAGTCTCTTGCACCGGTAGGGTGAGGTCCAGACGAGAAAGAAGCCGACGTATGCGCCGTCAGAAATCGGTTCGACCGGAGAAGGCGAACCGGGTCAAGAAACCCGGTTTATTAGCGAGTTTCAGAGCCATCTTCAGGAGCAGAGGTGGCTGCAAAGACGGGGCCCACGCGGCGCCAATTATGGCACGCGACGACATCAGGAGCCGGCTTCCGGTGGAAGAGGTTGAACCGGTTGTGGTGCCCGGTTTGGGTGGGATGAACCGGTTTGCTTCTGGAAGGAGAGGGGATTTGTTGGGTGGATGTTGA